In the Symmachiella macrocystis genome, GCCTCACGGTTTTCATTGCGGGCCAGCCCCATATCGACCAATTTTGCCCGGCCTTTGGGGGTAATAATAATATTCGATGGTTTGATATCACGGTGCACCACCCCCCGTTCCGAAGTGTGCACCAATGCCGAGGCGACCTGTAGCGTGTAGTTCAACGCGTCGTCGACCGGCAACCGCCCTTGTTTAGAAATCATCTCGGCAATGTTGATGCCGGTGACGAATTCAAAAGCGATGAAGTGCAGCCCCTTGTCTTCGCCTACGTAATACGCACGGGCAATATTGTCGTGATCGAGTTGTGCAGCCGCTTGTGCTTCGTTTTGAAATCGGCGGACGGCCGCTGGGTTGAGAGTTTGACGCGGAGGCATCACCTTCAGCGCGACGCTGCGACCCATACGGATGTCCCGCGCGCGAAACACCGCCCCCATCCCTCCGGAGCGAATTCTCTCTTCAATAACAAAATGGTCCAGTTCCACACCAATCGGACTGGCATCAACCGATCCGTTTTCATTGGTTGCGGGAAACAGATGATGCCACGCTGAGGGATCGGTGACCGGAGGCGAAACAGAGGCCTGGACAGGCGGTGCATAATCGGGCCGTCCTTCGGGATTGACAACCGTTTCCGGTCCACTGACCGGCGGCCCCCCGCTCGCGTCTGCGAACGAACTGCTCGGAGTCGATTCGCCCCGCGAATCAGGTTGGTCAATCGGTAGGTTCATGAACTTTAAGTTCGAAGAAAATTTATAGTTTGACGGAAGCTTTTAAAATCCGCTTCCAAGCAACTCGCTGTCAGACCGCAGCATCGCTGCAATGCTTCGTGGTCAATCCGGGCGTGAGAGAAGTCGCACGTCGCACACATTCCAACAGCCGAATCGCCAGATGTAACCCCTTAGACAGCGGGCCCACGCCGTCGAATTCGACGTTCACACTAAGGTTTTCAAAAGGAAGGACTATTGCAAAGCCGCGGTGGTCATCTTGTCGTTGTCGATGCTGCTTGGGGCAAGTAGTTTATGACCCAAGTTCACGCGCGACATCGATGTCAATGGCCTTGAGGCAGTCGTCAAGCAGGCGGCTTTGTTCGTGCGTGAAGTCGTCGCTGGAGATGACATTTGCCGCATAGTTTCTCACTCGCAAATTGGTCACGTCCTCCTGTTGTCCCAGTGCATCAGGATTGGGACGTACCAGACGTTCCAAGTCGTTCACTTTGGGGAGAAATCCCCGTTCGATATGATCCATGATGGCCCGCGTTGTCTGGTCAGCTTGTTTAAACTTATCGACAAGTGTCAAATGTTCGATCGGTCGATTTGCCACGCGATCACTCCAGATTATTTGAGGGCCTATGTTGTCTATCTCATTAGACACGTTTCCGACATTCCAGGTCAAGATGTGTCTGTAAAGTTGCGATTTGAATGCAGAAAAGTCCCTAGTTTTTATGCTGAAAATAAGGGTCAGTCCGCCGATTGCGACCAGCACCTTGCCTACCGGTCGATCGTTTTGAAGTGGCTGGACTCTTCCATCTTCCTCGCTCCAATTTGCATTGTGGAATCCGACAGCCTAAAACGGATCTTTAAAAATCACGGCAGATGTGCGGCAAGCAGTGCCGGGCAGGACAACTCAAAGTGCAAACGGCACTGGGTAATTTATGAAAATTCTTGTCGTTTCCGACATTCACGCCAATTGGCCCGCACTCCAGGCGATTGAAGAATCATTCGACGCCTGTCTTTTTTTGGGAGATTTGGTCGACTATGGCACGGACCCGCTCCCATGCATCGACTGGGTGCAAAAAAATGCGACGCTCGCCGTGCGCGGGAATCATGACCACGCCGTGGCGCAGCGCGTCGCCGTGCGCGGCGGATCACCGTTTCGGAGACTGACAGCTGCCACACGTCAGGCCCAATACAACGCGATCACCCCCGATAAAATGCGGTATCTTTCCCGTCTGCCGGTGACTGCGTCGCAAACAATCGACGGACTCAAGTTTCATCTAGTACACGCGACTCCGCGTGATCCACTGGACGAATACCTGTACGAAGATCCCGAAGGCTGGTCCGCCCGCCTGAAGCACGTCGATGCCGACTTTGTCTGCGTCGGCCACACGCATCAGCAGTTTCACCTCAAACTGGATGGAGTGGAAATCCTCAACCCCGGCAGCGTCGGTCAACCCCGCGACGGTGACCCCCGCGCCGCCTATGCGGTGATCGAGAATGGAAAAGTCGAATTACGACGCGTGGCATACGATATCGATGCCAGCTTAGAACAGATGCGTAGCGCAGGGGTGGAGAGTTGGGTGCTACAGATGGCCGAAGCCGTGTTACGCACCGGCGGACGATCGCGCGGCGAACATCCCGAGTAATCCGCTTCCTCGGCGAAATCACAGTCGAAGCAGTTGCCCGGAGAAAAGAGCCATTATTGCAAGGGGCGTCGCGACGATTCCGTTGTGGGAACATCGTCGTATTTCGTGTCGTAACTCAATGCCACCAAAACCCATTCCCGGGTGGCATCATCACGATGAAACGTCAGTCGCCAGATGACAGGAAAGCGCCGACAATGCAGGACGTAGACTGCCCGAATGATCGACCCTCCGATAGGTTCCAGTTGCAATTTTTCGCTGCGTAAAAACTTGCCAAACTGTTGTTCAGATTGATCGATTTGAATTTTTAGTTGCGCTAGTTTCTCGCCATCCTGCTCCAGGGGACTTCCTTCCAGCAGATCGTTGACTGCTTCATCGGTGCGGCCGTTGACCAATCCCCGCAAGAATGTCGCAACCCGCGAACCAATATCGGAGACATCATCATCCAACGGCGTTCCCGGCGGGGGTTGAAAATTGTACATCTCGGCTGTGATATGAGGCTGAATGGCAAAACCCAGGCAAATCGCCACCAAGATCAACGCAAAAAGATAACGGCCCTGCATCGGATTGACTCTCACCCATCAGAGAATTGGGAACATTTTGCGACGGCACCACATGCCGTTTGCCTACCGCCACATTAGTCGTTTGAAGACCAAAATTGTAGTGCGGAGGGAGTTGTGAGGCATGAGGGAACAGACCTGAGGGTCGGCAAAACAAAGCCCCCGCCACGAACATCACTGCCTACTGCGTACTGCCTACTGGCCACCGGCCACTTACCGCACAGACTTCTCCAATCCAACAGTCAACGGCATCCGTGAAATCTCCTGCCAGTGGCGAATATCAATTTCGTAGGGGCCGTCGGGCTTTTCGAAGTTTCCGAAGTGCTTCAAGTATTTGCGAAGTCGTTGGATTTTTTGTTCAGCATCCGGTTCACCGGGACGCGCCTCGGTCGGCGCGCAACCCCACATGATCCGGGAACCGCCGCGCGAAATCAGTTCGAATGCTGGCGTGCTGTCGGAGGGACTGGAGCGGCAATGGATCTTCTCCAGTTGAAATTCTTCCCAGGAAGACTCAAGCAGCGTTGCTAAATCAGCAGCGCCGTTGACCGCCGGATCCCCCCAATTCGTCCCTTCCGGACCTTGTGGTGTCGAAACGATTCCATCCACCAACGGGTACCGCTGGGCATCGCTGACCGTAAAGTCGGCGGGCGGGAGCAACGTGCCGTCGGGGTCAATCGGATAGACTCCGCGGGCAACTTCGACCATTGCAATGGGGCGACGATATTTCAATTCCGCCACAATCCGCCCCGGTGCCTGTTTCGAAACACGGGAGACTTCCGCGACCCAAGGATGGCGCTGCAGCGCATCGTGTACGCGTTGGGTGACGGACTCATCCAACAGCGACAACTGCTCCGGCATGTCGGATCGCTCGAACGCCTGCTGAATAAAATTCGGCGGAACCATTCGCGGCGGCGACGTCACTTCCACGGTCGTTGCATTGACGATGTATTCGTCACGATCGGCCAGATCCGGCAGCCAGCTGACGGTGACACGTATCAGCATCGCCGTGACGATCGCAGCGGCAAGAACCAGCAAGCGTCCGGGCTGAAACAATCCTTTCACCAACGCAGATCCCCATCCGGAGGCAGGCGACGGTTTGGACCGGGTCCGCGTTTTGGTTCGTGACTTCTTCGCCATAATATTCCGCGTGGTCAATCCAGGAGGTTTCCAAGGGACGTACGCACGCCCCACATCCTTTGATATCGACCTTCGTTACCAGCCGGTTGACAGCGATCTCAAAACCAATTGCTATCGCTGCGATCGTGCCCATCGGTGAAGTTTCCGCAAACAGATTTGCGAGAGTCCCCGCAGGACGGCG is a window encoding:
- a CDS encoding metallophosphoesterase family protein; amino-acid sequence: MKILVVSDIHANWPALQAIEESFDACLFLGDLVDYGTDPLPCIDWVQKNATLAVRGNHDHAVAQRVAVRGGSPFRRLTAATRQAQYNAITPDKMRYLSRLPVTASQTIDGLKFHLVHATPRDPLDEYLYEDPEGWSARLKHVDADFVCVGHTHQQFHLKLDGVEILNPGSVGQPRDGDPRAAYAVIENGKVELRRVAYDIDASLEQMRSAGVESWVLQMAEAVLRTGGRSRGEHPE
- a CDS encoding cell division protein FtsQ/DivIB, whose product is MKGLFQPGRLLVLAAAIVTAMLIRVTVSWLPDLADRDEYIVNATTVEVTSPPRMVPPNFIQQAFERSDMPEQLSLLDESVTQRVHDALQRHPWVAEVSRVSKQAPGRIVAELKYRRPIAMVEVARGVYPIDPDGTLLPPADFTVSDAQRYPLVDGIVSTPQGPEGTNWGDPAVNGAADLATLLESSWEEFQLEKIHCRSSPSDSTPAFELISRGGSRIMWGCAPTEARPGEPDAEQKIQRLRKYLKHFGNFEKPDGPYEIDIRHWQEISRMPLTVGLEKSVR